CTTGAGCATAATGCGACTCAGACCTGCGAGTGTTCCGCCGCCTATGCCGATGCCGCCGATGTGCTTGATTTCGTCTCCATCGCATTTCACAAGCGATGTGCCTGTTCCCATGCTGACCACAATCATGCGGTCGAGCTTGCTCTCATAGCGTGCACCCAAACCGTCTGCAACGAATTCCTGACTCTTGGAAGTAGGCAGACCATAGATAGGCTCATCGATATAGGCTGCGCCTACACCCGTGAGCATCACGTGTTCCACCTCGTTGAGGCTGATCTTGTTGTCGTGTAAATATTTTCCGAAAGCTCCGTACAAGGAGGTGATAGGGTCGGTAGCCTTGATGCGTATCGGACTGATAACCATTCCGTTATCGTCAATTCCTACGATCTTTGTTGTTGAAATACCGACGTCTATTCCGATTACTATCTTTTTCATGGGTGCAAAGTTACTGCAAAAAGAAGACACTGCAAAATAAAAATGGATTTATTTTGCAGTGTCGATATTTAATACTTCTTAAAATGTGTTCTTTTACAGAACGTTCAGTCGGCAGAAGGTGATCAGTACGGTGTAGCCGATAACCATACTTAATACACCCACGGTAAGACCGGCTTTCACCATGTCGGT
The Segatella copri DNA segment above includes these coding regions:
- the coaW gene encoding type II pantothenate kinase, with the translated sequence MKKIVIGIDVGISTTKIVGIDDNGMVISPIRIKATDPITSLYGAFGKYLHDNKISLNEVEHVMLTGVGAAYIDEPIYGLPTSKSQEFVADGLGARYESKLDRMIVVSMGTGTSLVKCDGDEIKHIGGIGIGGGTLAGLSRIMLKTDDIKQIVNLAKDGDISKINLLIGDISAKPLPGLPMTATASLFSNAKANASREDIAMGLIGMVLQSIGSATILSSLESGIKDFVMIGNLTLLPQCREVFPAMEKLYGVRFRIPKYSEFCTAIGAALDYKSRATLA